One region of Cydia fagiglandana chromosome 15, ilCydFagi1.1, whole genome shotgun sequence genomic DNA includes:
- the LOC134671560 gene encoding uncharacterized protein LOC134671560 — protein MVPSGVLGLEVNPKKCEFFPCSAEARDSFATFSHLLPGLKEVSAQSFALLGSPICSEAIPEAFEERRQLLLMAAERLGDLPAHVALVLLRVCFAVPKIIYFLRTVPAWLYPDHIDSFDYVLKESVERLLNVSLNPDQWVLASLPIRNGGLGIRRARDVSLPAFLASSEGVVGLVTKILSVNGDRPTIPFASDAVAAWRTLNPNVPMPDKLDRQRLWDDIGVRRVFDGLLEGAVGADKARLLAVSRPEAGAWLQALPSPHMGTLLDNNSMRVAVALRLGCDVCEPHICICGTMVESNGHHALSCCRCVGRFPRHHALNDIVRRALLSANVPCMLEPPGLSRTDGKRPDGLTLIPWEKGKCLLWDATCVSTFAASHMGRTVRAAGAAAELAALRKRDKYSALLTKYLFVPLAVETSGCWCAEAKIFLSELGQRLREGGHDPRSGSFLMQRLSIAVQRGNAASVMGTFASGRARDGLFD, from the exons ATGGTACCCTCGGGG GTTCTAGGTCTGGAGGTTAACCCTAAAAAGTGCGAGTTTTTCCCCTGCAGTGCCGAGGCCCGTGATTCTTTCGCTACTTTTAGCCATTTGCTTCCTGGACTCAAGGAGGTGTCAGCTCAGTCTTTCGCTCTTTTAGGTTCTCCAATTTGTTCGGAGGCGATTCCTGAGGCCTTTGAAGAGAGAAGGCAGCTCCTCCTGATGGCTGCGGAGAGATTGGGGGATCTTCCGGCCCATGTAGCTCTGGTTCTTCTGCGGGTATGTTTTGCCGTCCCTAAAATCATTTACTTTCTGCGCACCGTACCAGCTTGGTTGTACCCTGATCATATTGACTCCTTCGACTATGTGTTGAAGGAGTCGGTGGAGCGTTTGCTGAATGTCTCCCTCAATCCGGATCAGTGGGTTCTGGCGTCCTTGCCCATACGAAACGGTGGTTTGGGCATAAGGCGTGCACGGGATGTCAGTCTACCGGCGTTCTTGGCATCGTCGGAGGGAGTTGTGGGCCTAGTCACTAAAATTTTATCCGTGAATGGTGACAGGCCGACAATCCCTTTTGCGTCTGATGCTGTGGCTGCCTGGAGGACTCTCAACCCGAATGTGCCGATGCCGGATAAACTCGACCGTCAACGGTTATGGGATGACATAGGTGTGAGGCGAGTTTTCGATGGCCTACTGGAAGGCGCTGTTGGTGCGGACAAGGCTAGGCTTTTGGCAGTGTCTAGGCCTGAGGCTGGGGCTTGGTTGCAGGCTCTTCCCTCTCCACACATGGGTACCCTTCTCGACAACAACTCCATGCGGGTGGCTGTTGCTCTTCGCCTGGGCTGCGATGTTTGCGAACCTCACATATGCATCTGCGGCACTATGGTTGAGAGTAACGGCCATCATGCGTTGAGTTGTTGTCGGTGTGTGGGGAGGTTTCCACGCCACCATGCCCTAAATGACATTGTGAGGAGGGCTCTTTTGTCTGCGAATGTGCCGTGCATGTTGGAACCTCCAGGTCTGAGCCGGACCGATGGCAAAAGACCTGACGGGCTGACACTTATTCCATGGGAGAAGGGTAAGTGTCTACTTTGGGATGCCACATGTGTCAGCACGTTTGCCGCCTCGCACATGGGCCGGACGGTCCGGGCGGCAGGAGCGGCGGCTGAGTTAGCGGCGCTTCGGAAGCGCGATAAGTACTCGGCCCTGCTAACAAAATATCTTTTTGTCCCTTTGGCAGTGGAGACGTCCGGGTGTTGGTGTGCCGAGGCCAAAATCTTTTTGAGTGAATTGGGGCAACGTTTGAGGGAGGGAGGTCATGACCCTCGTTCCGGGTCATTCCTGATGCAGAGGCTGTCTATCGCGGTCCAGCGTGGCAAcgcggcgagcgtgatgggcacctttgcatctGGAAGGGCGCGGGACGGGTTGTTTGATTGA